One window of Mangrovibacterium diazotrophicum genomic DNA carries:
- a CDS encoding RDD family protein, with amino-acid sequence MLTREQQLVYCRNCTRQLFDRNQGILCTLTGAQATFQETCADFETNGPDEAELHMMQDAGLQMTEEASKNRRFVNYLIDSVCTVVFMFVFAIALGIFLGVVYPDALALFDYESRLFDYLLIFVAAVIYFTIFEANTGRTIGKYITGTKVVMEDGSEPRFKDIFIRSLCRHIPFDALSYLGSESNGWHDRYSNTKVVMVKRK; translated from the coding sequence ATGCTTACGAGAGAACAACAACTGGTTTATTGCCGTAACTGCACCAGGCAGTTATTTGACCGGAATCAGGGCATTCTTTGCACATTGACCGGCGCTCAGGCTACTTTTCAGGAAACCTGTGCGGATTTTGAAACTAATGGTCCCGATGAAGCAGAACTGCACATGATGCAAGACGCAGGCCTGCAAATGACGGAAGAGGCGTCGAAGAACAGACGTTTTGTAAATTATCTGATCGATAGTGTGTGTACGGTCGTTTTTATGTTTGTATTTGCGATTGCTCTGGGAATCTTTTTAGGGGTCGTGTATCCAGATGCCCTTGCCTTGTTTGATTACGAATCCAGGCTTTTTGACTATCTCCTTATATTCGTAGCGGCCGTGATTTACTTTACCATCTTTGAAGCCAATACGGGGCGAACAATTGGAAAGTACATAACGGGAACAAAAGTGGTGATGGAAGATGGGAGCGAGCCGCGATTCAAAGATATCTTCATTCGTTCACTGTGCCGTCATATTCCTTTCGATGCTTTGTCATACCTAGGGAGTGAGTCCAATGGCTGGCACGATCGGTATTCGAACACGAAGGTTGTGATGGTGAAGCGTAAATAG